The uncultured Methanomethylovorans sp. DNA window TGATACAGTTTCAACGTCCATGGATTTGCTGATGTTGTTCAAAGGACCTTTTTCCGCATATTCCATTTCAATATACGGGAACTGTAAGACGTTAAGATCATATATCTTGATGATATTATCATGATTAAGCCTTTTCCATAATGCGATTTCTTTTGCGAAACTTTTGCCTGTAGCTGAATCGAGGTTTAAGGGGATCTTGAGAGCAACTACTTTTCCGTCTTTATTAGTTGCACGATAGACGCTTGCAAAACCCCCTTTACCTACAAATGATATGTCAGAATAGTGGTCTCTGAGTTCCTCGATCATGTAACTGGAACTTTGGGGTAAAGAGAGGTTCTCTGGTAATCTCTTTTTATTATTGGAGCCATTGTTTCCACTATTAGGCGTACTTGAAGACATGTCAGCAACTTCGATCCATATTGACCCCTCATTTTGATATTCTCTGCCAAGGGCATCTTTATATTTCAGAAAAATATCTACGGGCAAATCCCCTTCGGATAGTGGCTTGATCCAGATACCTATCTCCAATGATTCCCCTGGACCAATATCCACAATCACAGCTAAGAGCCTGTGTTCTATATCACCGGTGATTTCAAGGCGGATATTCTCTGCCGATACTCTTCCTGCGTTTTTCAGGAGCAACATTGTTTTTCTGCCGCTTTTATGTTTGAATAGCTTGTCAGGGACAGCCACAGATAGTGAAGGTTTCAATTCTGATAGTAGTTCCTCAGATTCAGTGATGAATGTCTTGCAATGATCAACAGCTTCAACATACATCAGATCATCAAAACAGGATTTGGCCTTTTCCAGATGTTTTACATCACATTCAACCTTAAGAACTTTAAAACTATCATGCACAATTTCCGCCGATTTTATAGCAGTTTCAGTTTTTTCTCTTTCCTGTTCGAGGAGGGAATTAAGCCTGCGATTGAACTTATTACACAGTTCAATAGATTGAATGTAGTTCTGCTTATCGAAAAGTCTCTGTGCTTCTTTTAAAGCACCTTCATCTATTTCAATATGTGATGATTTGGCTTTTTCCAGTGTCTTTTCGGCATTTACCAGAACTTTATCGGCCTGATCTTTTATTATCTCATTTAATTGATCATTGAACACATTTAAGGAATCTTTGGCTTCCACATAGTTTCCTTTTTCAGATTGCCTTTTTGCTTTATCTATGAGTTCACTGTCAAATGATATGTTCAGATTAGTTGCTTTAGATAACAGTTCTTCTGATCCGCGGATAGCTTCAATAACCTTCTCTTTTTGTTGCTGTATCAACTGGGAAATGAACTGTTCTGCCAGGTCCTTTGCCACAGTATAGTTCTGTGCATCAAAATATTTTTTTGCTTCCTTAAGTTTAGATCCTGACAACTCAAAGGAATGTGCCCTTTCAAAGGCACTTTCGGCTTCGTTCAGCAATATAATACAAGCCCCTTTATTCCTAACCTTGATATCAAGTAAGAGAGATTGTTTGTGATTTAAAGCTTCTACATGCTTAGGGTTTATTTTCAGTGCTTTGTCGTAGCATCGTATTGCTTCTTCGTGTCGTCCAAGATGAGATAGAGCATTGCCTTTATTATTCCAATAAACTTCTTTTTTTGGGTTGATTTCCAGAGCTTTGTCATAGCATTTTATTGCTTCTTCATATCGGCCAAGAGCAGACAGAACAACGCCTTTACAAGACAAAGCAAACCCATATTTCGGGTTGATTTCGAGCGCTTTGTCACAATATTCTATTGCTTTCTTCATATCGACTAAGACCAGACAGAGAATTGCCCTTAAAAGCCCAAGCAACCTCAGATTTCGAGTTGATTTCCAGAGCTTTGTCACAGCATTTGATTGTTTCTTCATATCGACTAAGACCAGACAGAGCATCGCCCTTAAAAGCCCAAGCATACTCATATTTCGAGTTGATTTCCAGTGCTTTGTCATAGCATGTTATTGCTTCTTCATGTCGGCCAAGATAAGACAGAGCATCGCCCTTAAAAGCCCAAGCATACTCATATTTCGGGTTGATTTCCAGAGCTTTGTCACAGCATTTTATTGATTGTTCATATCGGCCAAGATCATACCATAGCATTGCTTTTAAGATTCCAAGCATTCTCAGATTTCGGGTTGATTTTTAGAGCTTTGTTATAGCATGTTATTGCTTCTTCCTTGCCGCCAAGATCAGCCAGAGCATTGCCTTTATTATTCCATGCTTCAGCATTATATGGATCAGTATCCAGTGACTTGGTTAAAGATTCTACTTTTTTTAATCATTTGGGGCATTCTCAGCCATGCTATACCATTTCTCAGCCTCTTTTTGTTGCTTCTTATGTTTTAAATCATCAAAGAAACCCATGTAAACACCTGGCCATTTATTACGACAATCCTTGCTAGGGCATCCAAGATAACCACCACCCTTTTGTTATCTTGCTTTTGTTTTTTAGTTATGCTCTGCATTATTGACGTGAGGTGTATACTTCCCCGACTGGTACACTTCCTTATGCTCCAAAACTCTTTGTTCCATTGTTCGTACTTTCTGAGAGTGGTGCTGTTTACAGGTGGATTTGTAGTCTTCATAGCTTCATTAAAATCAGTAAGTATCAGCGGACGTGTG harbors:
- a CDS encoding protein kinase, with amino-acid sequence MKKAIEYCDKALEINPKYGFALSCKGVVLSALGRYEEAIKCYDKALEINPKKEVYWNNKGNALSHLGRHEEAIRCYDKALKINPKHVEALNHKQSLLLDIKVRNKGACIILLNEAESAFERAHSFELSGSKLKEAKKYFDAQNYTVAKDLAEQFISQLIQQQKEKVIEAIRGSEELLSKATNLNISFDSELIDKAKRQSEKGNYVEAKDSLNVFNDQLNEIIKDQADKVLVNAEKTLEKAKSSHIEIDEGALKEAQRLFDKQNYIQSIELCNKFNRRLNSLLEQEREKTETAIKSAEIVHDSFKVLKVECDVKHLEKAKSCFDDLMYVEAVDHCKTFITESEELLSELKPSLSVAVPDKLFKHKSGRKTMLLLKNAGRVSAENIRLEITGDIEHRLLAVIVDIGPGESLEIGIWIKPLSEGDLPVDIFLKYKDALGREYQNEGSIWIEVADMSSSTPNSGNNGSNNKKRLPENLSLPQSSSYMIEELRDHYSDISFVGKGGFASVYRATNKDGKVVALKIPLNLDSATGKSFAKEIALWKRLNHDNIIKIYDLNVLQFPYIEMEYAEKGPLNNISKSMDVETVSTIIFNVSEGLKHAHKNGIIHRDLKPHNILLTADMIPKITDWGLSKVMTQSTSSHSAGYTPIYASLEQISPKKFGKPDIRTDVYQLGVIFYELVTGKTPFDGGDFSEAGFAILSEYPDLPSSCNPSCSDLDNIIMKCLEKKPTDRYQNMQEFQADLASFLKREYSNSLRKSTGDLRKSCIYCGDLVLINAKVGDAEEALKFALDFKNYASGNYIEDVEDVIKRLDYVMERKMVIGEELMSKIKVIVHQVKMGR
- a CDS encoding tetratricopeptide repeat protein; amino-acid sequence: MLGILKAMLWYDLGRYEQSIKCCDKALEINPKYEYAWAFKGDALSYLGRHEEAITCYDKALEINSKYEYAWAFKGDALSGLSRYEETIKCCDKALEINSKSEVAWAFKGNSLSGLSRYEESNRIL